From Saccharomycodes ludwigii strain NBRC 1722 chromosome IV, whole genome shotgun sequence, one genomic window encodes:
- the MIC12 gene encoding Mic12p (similar to Saccharomyces cerevisiae YBR262C | MIC12 | MItochondrial contact site and Cristae organizing system): MSKIVKLVSITTIASAGLAYFYKDNGYYFNKSEYKSMSQSISNIIDRKTNELPTKSMGNTTMLPYNEEYQVRYPTETVKDIWNKSVRQGVHWLYTIF, encoded by the coding sequence ATGAGTAAGATTGTCAAATTAGTATCAATCACTACTATTGCTAGTGCTGGTCTAGCTTACTTCTACAAGGATAATGGATATtactttaataaaagtgaATATAAGAGTATGAGTCAAAGTATTTCCAATATAATAGATAGAAAAACTAATGAATTACCAACAAAATCTATGGGTAATACTACTATGTTACCATATAATGAAGAGTATCAAGTTAGATATCCTACTGAAACTGTAAAAGATATTTGGAATAAGTCTGTAAGACAAGGGGTTCATTGGTTATAtaccattttttaa
- the TAE1 gene encoding N-terminal protein methyltransferase (similar to Saccharomyces cerevisiae YBR261C | TAE1 | Translation Associated Element), translating into MNKADTHINYTDAINYWESVDATVDGVLGGYGQQTPVPVNDQLGSLKFVRKLKSRMLLPEDYSVKRSLDFGAGIGRVTKNVLCKISDVVDLVEPASNFVKQMEVELQDLKEQNKIGSIYSIGMQDWPPNDVTENAELKYWLIWCQWCVGHLPDNELIDFFIRCKERLIPNGTIIVKENNTLNDTDDDFDPQDSSVTRSDKKFREIFEKSGLKLIATERQKGLPKELYPVRMYALKAK; encoded by the coding sequence atGAATAAAGCTGATACCCATATTAATTATACCGATGCCATCAACTATTGGGAATCCGTAGATGCAACTGTGGATGGTGTTTTAGGTGGTTACGGTCAACAAACACCCGTTCCAGTTAATGATCAATTAGGTTCACTTAAATTTGTACGCAAGTTAAAATCCAGAATGTTATTGCCAGAAGATTATTCCGTAAAAAGGAGTCTTGATTTTGGTGCAGGAATAGGTCGTGTTACAAAAAACGTATTATGTAAAATCAGTGATGTTGTTGATTTGGTTGAGCCGGCCAGTAATTTTGTTAAGCAAATGGAGGTTGAATTACAAGACTTGaaagaacaaaataaaatcggTTCTATATATTCTATTGGTATGCAGGACTGGCCACCAAATGATGTTACAGAAAATGCTGAGCTTAAGTATTGGTTGATTTGGTGTCAGTGGTGTGTTGGCCATTTACCTGATAACGAATTGATTGACTTTTTCATAAGATGTAAAGAAAGATTAATACCTAATGGTACAATAATAGTCAAGGAAAATAACACTTTGAATGACACGGATGATGACTTTGATCCACAGGACAGTAGCGTTACTAGGAGTGACAAGAAGTTTAGAGAGATTTTTGAAAAGAGTGGGCTAAAATTAATAGCTACTGAGAGACAGAAGGGATTGCCCAAAGAACTATATCCAGTAAGAATGTACGCGTTGAAGGCTAAATAA